A window of Chitinophaga sp. MM2321 contains these coding sequences:
- a CDS encoding DNA-3-methyladenine glycosylase I, whose protein sequence is MGTVEKNRCGWSLKDQLYKDYHDNEWGIPNHDDQHLFEMLCLEGAQAGLSWHTVLIKRENYRKAFDNWNVKKIAKYDEKKIAQLLQNEGIIRNKLKVRATITNANAFLAVQKEFGSFDKYIWSFVGHKPVVNHFKSLSEVPPKTAISDAMSKDLLKRGFKFVGSTICYAYMQATGMVNDHVADCWTRK, encoded by the coding sequence ATGGGAACTGTAGAAAAAAACAGGTGTGGCTGGAGCCTTAAAGACCAGCTATACAAAGATTATCACGACAATGAATGGGGCATACCCAATCATGATGATCAGCATCTCTTTGAAATGCTTTGCCTGGAAGGCGCACAGGCTGGTCTTAGCTGGCATACGGTACTGATCAAACGGGAAAACTACCGCAAAGCATTTGACAACTGGAATGTGAAAAAGATAGCGAAATATGATGAAAAAAAGATAGCACAACTGTTGCAGAATGAAGGCATCATCCGTAATAAATTAAAGGTTCGTGCTACCATCACCAACGCCAATGCTTTTTTAGCCGTGCAAAAAGAATTCGGATCATTTGATAAATACATCTGGTCTTTTGTTGGTCATAAGCCAGTGGTCAATCATTTCAAATCCCTGTCAGAAGTTCCACCCAAAACAGCCATCTCCGATGCCATGAGCAAGGATCTGCTGAAACGTGGTTTCAAGTTCGTAGGCTCCACTATCTGCTACGCCTATATGCAGGCTACCGGTATGGTGAATGACCACGTAGCCGACTGCTGGACGAGAAAATAA
- a CDS encoding cytochrome-c peroxidase: MNRKAMYIAGAFCLLLFLVHACRKENNGSGNTAPDPYTLQLPPGFPEPVYDFSKNPLTKQGIALGRFMFYDFRLSRDSTVSCGFCHQQFAAFGHFDHALSHGVGGAQGSRSVPTIFNMIWQKAFMWDGGVNNLEIQPLTPLTDHNEMGVDLKELMGKMQQDPKYRRLFKEAFGSEEITSERMFKAITQFVATMVSGNSKYDSVMRKEPGVVFSEEEAAGYTIFQQKCAACHKEPLFTDLTYRSNGLPYLAALNDVGRMKITGNTADYLHFKVPSLRNILKSSPYMHDGRFFDIYQVFDFYDHGVQVTPSTDPLVKNGIPLSDQEKRQLYLFFNTLTDPSLIKNESLSEIQII, translated from the coding sequence ATGAATCGAAAAGCAATGTATATCGCAGGGGCTTTCTGCCTGTTGTTATTCCTGGTGCATGCGTGCAGAAAGGAAAACAATGGTAGCGGCAACACCGCTCCTGATCCTTATACGTTGCAGCTGCCGCCTGGCTTCCCCGAACCGGTATATGATTTCAGCAAAAATCCGTTGACGAAACAAGGCATTGCCCTGGGACGGTTCATGTTCTATGATTTCCGGCTCTCGCGCGACAGCACGGTTTCCTGTGGTTTTTGTCATCAGCAGTTTGCGGCATTCGGCCACTTTGATCATGCACTCAGTCATGGTGTAGGCGGGGCACAGGGTAGCCGCTCCGTACCCACTATCTTTAATATGATCTGGCAAAAGGCATTTATGTGGGATGGCGGTGTGAATAACCTGGAAATACAGCCGCTGACACCTCTTACAGATCATAATGAAATGGGGGTAGACCTGAAAGAACTGATGGGGAAGATGCAACAGGACCCCAAATACCGCCGGTTGTTTAAAGAAGCATTTGGCTCGGAAGAAATTACGAGCGAACGGATGTTTAAGGCCATTACGCAGTTTGTGGCTACGATGGTATCCGGTAATTCGAAGTATGATAGTGTAATGCGTAAAGAGCCAGGTGTGGTTTTTTCGGAAGAAGAAGCGGCGGGATATACCATCTTCCAGCAAAAGTGTGCGGCTTGTCACAAGGAGCCTTTATTTACGGATCTGACCTATCGCAGTAATGGCCTGCCCTACCTTGCTGCCCTGAATGATGTAGGCCGTATGAAGATCACTGGTAATACGGCCGATTACCTTCATTTTAAAGTGCCCTCCCTGCGTAATATCCTGAAAAGCTCGCCTTATATGCACGATGGCCGCTTCTTCGATATTTACCAGGTATTCGACTTTTATGATCACGGGGTGCAGGTTACACCCAGTACTGACCCGCTGGTAAAAAATGGGATACCCTTATCTGATCAGGAAAAAAGACAATTGTATCTTTTCTTCAATACCCTCACAGACCCCTCTCTTATTAAGAATGAATCCCTTAGCGAAATCCAAATCATTTAG
- a CDS encoding MbnP family protein: MILRIFIGPAWRFLVISCLCIGFAGCSKNNTSADMPAVTSPLQLAITNMMNSHPLVRIDSVYTNPSGESFTITRFRYYLSNFSLVSTSGKTITLPPAYFMVDDADAASKIIILDSVPTGNYSSIRFLVGVDSARNVSGVQTGALAPENGLFWTWNSGYIMAQMEGIAPVVNALENKFLFHIGGYKAADKVLNFITLDFPEAVVVAVDKHPLVSITADAAKWFTPDTISFKKVAVIMAPGADAMKIAANYQHMFSVKTIAN; this comes from the coding sequence ATGATTTTGCGGATTTTTATTGGCCCTGCCTGGCGGTTCCTCGTTATCAGCTGCCTGTGCATAGGGTTTGCAGGCTGCTCCAAGAACAATACCTCAGCAGACATGCCGGCTGTTACGTCACCGTTGCAGTTAGCTATCACAAACATGATGAACAGCCACCCGCTGGTACGCATAGATTCCGTTTATACCAACCCTTCCGGTGAATCATTTACGATTACCCGTTTCCGTTATTATCTCAGTAATTTCTCCCTGGTATCCACTTCCGGAAAAACAATAACATTACCACCAGCATATTTCATGGTGGATGATGCGGATGCAGCCTCAAAAATAATTATACTCGACAGCGTTCCTACCGGTAACTACAGCAGTATCCGTTTCCTGGTGGGCGTAGATAGTGCCCGCAATGTGAGCGGGGTGCAAACAGGTGCATTGGCGCCTGAAAATGGGCTATTCTGGACATGGAACAGTGGCTATATTATGGCACAGATGGAAGGCATTGCACCGGTTGTTAATGCGCTTGAAAACAAGTTCCTTTTTCATATCGGTGGCTACAAAGCAGCGGATAAAGTTTTGAATTTTATAACGCTTGATTTCCCCGAAGCGGTTGTAGTAGCTGTAGATAAACACCCGCTGGTAAGCATTACCGCAGATGCAGCAAAGTGGTTTACACCTGATACCATCAGTTTTAAAAAAGTAGCTGTAATCATGGCGCCCGGTGCTGATGCCATGAAAATCGCGGCGAACTATCAGCACATGTTCAGTGTTAAAACAATTGCTAATTAA
- a CDS encoding histidine phosphatase family protein — MRLLPILCLLILFAACKPRPREHQQVAVSEDTTFLTGTFYLVRHAERNPGPDSTLTAAGMRRAGALYQLLKDSGLNKIYLTHYTRSIQTADSLRLRLHLDTCFYRADTSGESLIYEITRHGDWGKRILVIGHSNTLAPIMRSLRAKPPVNPVGEDEYDRLFIIRKNAAGTSLKESCY, encoded by the coding sequence ATGCGCTTGTTGCCAATTTTATGCCTCCTGATCCTGTTTGCCGCTTGTAAGCCGCGGCCACGTGAACACCAGCAGGTAGCGGTTTCAGAAGATACAACTTTTCTTACCGGTACCTTTTACCTGGTAAGGCATGCAGAAAGAAATCCCGGGCCCGATTCTACGTTAACAGCCGCCGGTATGCGGCGGGCGGGCGCTTTATATCAGCTGCTCAAAGATTCCGGACTAAACAAGATCTATCTCACCCATTATACAAGAAGTATACAAACCGCTGATAGCCTGCGTTTGCGGCTGCACCTCGATACCTGTTTCTACCGGGCCGATACCAGTGGGGAATCACTCATCTATGAAATTACCCGTCATGGCGACTGGGGCAAAAGGATCTTGGTGATTGGTCATAGCAATACGCTGGCGCCTATCATGCGCAGCCTGCGCGCCAAACCACCTGTAAATCCTGTGGGAGAGGACGAGTATGATCGTTTATTTATCATCAGAAAAAATGCAGCAGGAACATCTTTAAAAGAGAGTTGTTATTAA
- a CDS encoding prolyl oligopeptidase family serine peptidase, which produces MRKWVLPAIILLSANRIYAQETGPLTVEKIMRDPRWMGTSPDNVYWGTDNKTVYFNWNPDKQLTDSLYAAGINNHTPVKTAAGERALIAAKAGGTYNTDKTLLTYSYQGDIFLLEIKTGKTTRVTNTTATETDPVFSFGGKQIVYQHNRDLYGWDKTTGLTTQLSHFTTGNKPPADSGDKDNAEEKFLKAQQLELMAVVRDKKAKTAAATAFNKLHDPKSLRSLYLQNKKLQNVQISPDGRFITYRLYKGADDARSTIVPEFVTATGFTTDIPSRDKVGAPQGSFESFVYDRQLDTVLPINTTDLPGIKDQPDYVADYTKKDSAVIREVIVNGPYWSDQGTHAIADIRSQDNKDRWIVLLDAVTGKVKTLNRQRDEAWIAGPGIGWSMGGGNIGWIDENTCWYQSEASGYSHLYTANVNDGHIKQLTSGNYEVQEAQLSHDRKFFYLVTNEVHPGEKQFYRIGVNGGKAERITTMQGAHEVSISPDEKWIAFRYSYSNKPWELYLQPNKAGAKPVQITNQAQSDEFRSYHWRDPEVITFTARDQQPVYARLYTPDPAKNNGAAVIFVHGAGYLQNAHKWWSTYFREYMFHNLLADKGYTVLDIDYRGSAGYGRNWRTGIYRHMGGKDLEDEVDGAKYLAEKLQVDAQRIGIYGGSYGGFMTLMGMFTTPGVFASGAALRSVTDWAHYNHGYTSNILNEPFTDSIAYRRSSPIYFADGLKGKLLMCHGMVDTNVHFQDIVRLSQRLIELGKDNWELAVYPVEDHGFTTPASWTDEYKRILLLFESTLRK; this is translated from the coding sequence ATGAGAAAATGGGTATTGCCCGCCATTATTCTTTTATCAGCTAACCGTATCTATGCCCAGGAAACCGGGCCGCTTACTGTGGAAAAGATCATGCGCGATCCCAGGTGGATGGGAACCTCCCCCGATAATGTATACTGGGGTACCGATAACAAAACCGTGTATTTCAACTGGAACCCGGACAAACAACTGACCGACTCCCTGTATGCTGCCGGCATCAATAACCATACACCTGTCAAAACAGCCGCCGGAGAGCGCGCGCTGATCGCAGCAAAAGCTGGTGGCACTTATAATACCGATAAAACATTATTAACGTACAGCTACCAGGGAGATATTTTTTTACTGGAGATAAAAACCGGTAAAACAACCCGTGTTACCAACACTACTGCCACAGAAACCGATCCGGTATTCAGTTTTGGCGGTAAGCAAATCGTGTATCAGCATAACCGCGACCTCTATGGATGGGACAAAACTACCGGTCTGACAACGCAGCTCAGTCACTTCACAACCGGTAACAAACCACCGGCAGATTCTGGCGACAAAGATAATGCGGAAGAAAAATTCCTGAAAGCACAGCAGCTGGAACTGATGGCAGTTGTTCGCGACAAGAAAGCAAAAACAGCCGCCGCTACGGCCTTCAACAAGCTGCATGATCCCAAATCATTACGCAGCCTGTATCTGCAGAATAAAAAGCTGCAAAATGTACAGATCAGCCCCGATGGCCGGTTCATTACCTATCGCCTTTACAAGGGAGCAGATGATGCACGCAGTACCATCGTTCCTGAATTTGTAACCGCCACCGGTTTTACAACAGATATTCCCTCCCGTGATAAAGTAGGCGCACCGCAGGGCAGCTTCGAAAGCTTTGTGTATGACCGTCAGCTTGATACGGTGTTACCCATCAATACCACAGACCTCCCCGGTATCAAAGATCAGCCGGACTACGTAGCCGACTATACGAAAAAAGACAGTGCCGTTATAAGGGAAGTGATTGTAAATGGTCCGTACTGGTCGGATCAGGGTACCCATGCGATTGCCGACATCCGCTCACAGGATAACAAGGACCGCTGGATTGTACTGCTGGATGCAGTTACGGGGAAAGTAAAAACATTGAACCGGCAGCGGGACGAAGCATGGATTGCCGGACCCGGTATTGGCTGGAGTATGGGCGGTGGCAACATCGGCTGGATAGATGAAAACACCTGCTGGTATCAATCTGAAGCCAGCGGCTATTCACACCTGTATACGGCTAACGTAAATGATGGTCACATCAAACAACTCACCAGCGGGAATTACGAAGTACAGGAAGCACAATTATCACATGACCGGAAATTTTTCTATCTTGTTACGAATGAAGTGCATCCGGGCGAAAAGCAATTTTATCGTATAGGCGTAAACGGTGGTAAGGCAGAAAGAATTACCACGATGCAGGGGGCGCATGAAGTCAGCATTTCACCAGATGAAAAATGGATCGCCTTCCGTTATTCCTATTCCAACAAACCCTGGGAACTGTACCTCCAGCCTAACAAGGCGGGAGCAAAACCAGTACAGATCACCAACCAGGCGCAGTCGGATGAGTTCCGTTCCTATCACTGGCGCGATCCGGAAGTGATCACATTCACGGCCCGGGATCAGCAGCCGGTATATGCACGTTTATACACCCCGGACCCGGCAAAGAACAACGGTGCGGCTGTTATATTTGTACATGGCGCAGGCTATTTACAGAACGCACATAAATGGTGGAGTACCTACTTCAGGGAGTATATGTTTCACAACCTGTTAGCAGACAAAGGCTATACGGTACTGGACATAGATTACCGCGGCAGCGCCGGCTATGGCCGGAACTGGCGAACAGGCATCTATCGTCACATGGGAGGAAAAGATCTGGAGGACGAAGTGGACGGCGCAAAATACCTGGCAGAGAAATTGCAGGTGGACGCCCAACGGATTGGTATATACGGCGGCAGCTACGGAGGCTTTATGACATTGATGGGGATGTTTACAACACCCGGTGTATTTGCTTCCGGTGCGGCTTTACGCTCCGTTACTGATTGGGCACATTACAACCATGGCTATACCAGCAATATCCTGAATGAACCATTTACGGATAGTATTGCTTACCGCCGCTCTTCTCCCATCTATTTTGCAGATGGACTGAAAGGCAAGCTGCTGATGTGTCATGGCATGGTGGATACCAATGTACACTTCCAGGATATTGTGCGTTTATCACAACGCCTGATTGAATTGGGTAAAGACAACTGGGAACTGGCAGTATACCCGGTAGAAGACCATGGTTTTACAACACCGGCCAGCTGGACAGACGAGTATAAAAGAATATTGCTTTTATTTGAAAGCACACTGAGGAAATAA
- a CDS encoding DUF4954 family protein has product MNNIQKRPLSDLGYNFIETTLPKGKDEYYLRNEQWSRQDQYRRLLAHEVEALVRNDNSSDDWNNIFVSHEFNPQLVQHCHFFGMVRIGKLEPYYLEFHNLRLPVGLYNSTICACDFGDNVVVHNVNYLSHYILGNEVIVANVNEMATTDYAKFGNGIVKDGEPENGRILMELCNENGGRKVMPFDGMLPGDAYLWTRYRDDDQLQKQFKAFTEKQFDKRRGYYGMVGDRSVIKNCKMIKDVTIGTDAYLKGANKLKNLTINSSSTAASQIGEGCEMVNGIVGYGCRVFYGVKAVRFVMASHSQLKYGARLINSYLGNNATISCCEVLNSLIFPAHEQHHNNSFLCAALIMGQSNMAAGATIGSNHNSRGADGEIIAGRGFWPGLCVSLKHNSKFASFTLISKGNYMSELNISIPFSLVLNDECENRLKIMPGYWFMHNMYAIARNSWKYVDRDKRTDKTQFIEYDYLAPDSVEEMFTALTIMETATGKAWYALPENTSKKELTDKDIRKKGKELLQDNPEEVAKLCILVTGMENSTREVQLLKVHRAYPLFKELILLYGIKNILSANKPSYLALQADIKTARRGDWLNIGGQLMKADTVDTLKSKIKKNRISGWSQVHEAYAEIGKEYTTDKLQHAVACMLEIKETPLKNFSPALLAQWMNDSIQTMEWITNAIRRSREKDYKNPFRQLAYESEEEMNAVVGSLEDNSFINQTITDLADYKILVSQIINEWEL; this is encoded by the coding sequence ATGAATAACATCCAAAAACGCCCCCTTTCAGATTTGGGGTATAATTTCATTGAAACCACCTTGCCAAAAGGTAAAGACGAGTACTACCTGCGCAATGAGCAGTGGAGCCGGCAGGACCAGTACAGGCGGCTCCTCGCGCATGAGGTGGAGGCATTGGTGCGTAATGATAATAGTTCGGACGACTGGAATAATATTTTTGTTTCCCATGAATTTAATCCGCAGCTGGTACAGCACTGTCACTTTTTCGGGATGGTGCGCATTGGCAAACTGGAACCTTACTATCTTGAATTCCATAACCTGCGCTTACCGGTAGGTCTTTATAACAGCACTATCTGCGCCTGTGATTTCGGCGATAATGTAGTGGTGCACAACGTTAATTATCTTTCTCATTATATTCTTGGCAATGAAGTAATAGTGGCCAACGTAAATGAAATGGCGACGACAGATTATGCCAAATTCGGAAATGGTATTGTGAAAGATGGAGAGCCGGAAAATGGCCGTATCCTGATGGAACTCTGTAACGAAAATGGTGGTAGAAAGGTGATGCCGTTTGATGGTATGCTCCCCGGAGATGCTTATCTGTGGACCCGTTACCGGGATGATGATCAGCTGCAAAAACAGTTTAAAGCATTTACCGAAAAACAATTCGATAAAAGACGCGGTTACTATGGTATGGTAGGCGACCGGAGTGTGATCAAGAACTGTAAGATGATCAAGGACGTCACCATTGGCACCGACGCTTACCTGAAAGGCGCCAACAAACTAAAAAATCTGACCATCAACAGCAGTAGTACAGCCGCCTCGCAGATCGGGGAAGGCTGTGAAATGGTGAATGGTATTGTTGGCTATGGCTGCCGTGTATTTTACGGAGTGAAAGCAGTACGCTTTGTGATGGCCTCGCATTCCCAGTTGAAATATGGTGCGCGGCTGATCAATTCCTACCTGGGAAATAATGCGACCATCTCCTGCTGTGAAGTACTGAATTCACTCATTTTTCCAGCGCATGAACAGCATCATAACAACTCATTTTTATGTGCGGCGCTCATCATGGGTCAGAGCAATATGGCCGCCGGTGCTACCATCGGCTCCAATCATAACTCACGGGGAGCAGACGGCGAAATCATTGCCGGCAGAGGCTTCTGGCCGGGGCTTTGCGTAAGTCTCAAACACAATTCAAAGTTTGCCAGCTTTACGCTCATCTCCAAAGGCAATTACATGTCTGAACTGAATATCAGTATTCCTTTCAGTCTTGTTTTAAACGATGAATGCGAAAACCGGTTGAAGATCATGCCCGGTTATTGGTTCATGCATAATATGTATGCGATAGCCCGCAACTCGTGGAAGTATGTGGACCGCGATAAGCGTACTGACAAAACACAGTTCATCGAATACGATTACCTGGCGCCCGATTCTGTGGAAGAGATGTTTACTGCACTTACCATCATGGAAACGGCCACTGGTAAAGCATGGTATGCACTCCCGGAAAACACATCCAAAAAAGAACTAACGGACAAGGATATACGTAAAAAAGGGAAGGAACTGTTGCAGGATAATCCGGAAGAAGTAGCGAAGCTCTGCATCCTGGTTACCGGCATGGAAAACAGCACCCGTGAGGTACAGTTGCTGAAAGTACACCGGGCATATCCGCTCTTTAAAGAACTGATCCTTCTTTACGGGATCAAAAATATCCTGTCGGCCAACAAGCCCTCCTACCTTGCATTACAGGCCGATATAAAAACAGCCCGTCGGGGCGACTGGCTCAACATTGGTGGCCAGCTCATGAAAGCAGACACTGTTGACACCCTGAAGTCAAAGATCAAAAAGAACAGGATCTCCGGGTGGTCACAGGTACATGAGGCTTATGCTGAAATAGGGAAAGAATATACAACAGATAAATTGCAGCATGCCGTAGCCTGCATGCTCGAAATAAAAGAAACACCGCTGAAAAACTTCAGTCCCGCTTTACTGGCACAATGGATGAATGATTCCATACAAACAATGGAATGGATCACTAACGCCATCCGGCGCTCCAGGGAAAAGGACTATAAAAATCCTTTCCGGCAACTGGCCTACGAAAGCGAAGAAGAGATGAATGCCGTAGTGGGAAGCCTGGAAGATAATAGCTTTATTAACCAGACAATTACCGATCTTGCTGACTATAAAATCCTTGTAAGCCAAATCATCAACGAATGGGAACTGTAG
- the mgtE gene encoding magnesium transporter: MENEALLEKFSILAKEKNYRELSVYLDDQLITDIAELIHDLPEDAGIIINHLSITRAAAAFRILDFPLQEDVIKELSPAKVAELMNELPADDRTAFLEELPSEAVKELIRLLDPEERRITLSLLGYPENSVGRIMTPEYIAVREQWTVKEVLDYIREHGKDSETIDVIYVIDEKGHLLDDFRIREFLLVSPDTVVHTLMDDRFVSLHANDGQEEAIQVFRMENRVALPVADDQGILLGIVTIDDMLWIANEEHTEDIQKIGGTEALDEPYLDMPLLKLVKKRIGWLIVLFIGEMLTATAMGFFEEEIAKAVVLALFVPLIISSGGNSGSQASTLIIQAMALGELTISDWWRVMRRELISGVLLGSVLGAIGFTRILLWNSFFHTYGDHSVLIGATVGISLIGVVLWGTLSGSMLPLILKRFGADPATSSAPFVATLVDVTGLLIYFTVAYTLMKGILL, encoded by the coding sequence ATGGAAAATGAAGCTTTACTGGAGAAATTCAGCATACTGGCAAAAGAGAAAAACTACCGTGAGCTGTCAGTATACCTGGACGACCAGTTAATTACGGATATAGCTGAGTTGATTCACGATCTCCCCGAAGATGCGGGGATTATTATCAATCACCTGTCGATCACCAGAGCGGCAGCGGCTTTCCGCATACTGGACTTCCCCTTGCAGGAAGATGTTATCAAGGAATTATCTCCCGCTAAAGTAGCAGAACTGATGAACGAGCTGCCGGCGGATGACCGGACGGCATTCCTGGAAGAACTGCCCAGCGAGGCGGTGAAAGAACTGATAAGACTGCTGGACCCTGAAGAGCGACGGATCACCTTATCATTACTCGGCTACCCCGAAAATAGTGTAGGCCGTATCATGACACCGGAATACATTGCCGTAAGAGAGCAATGGACGGTAAAAGAAGTACTGGATTATATCCGCGAACATGGAAAAGATAGTGAGACGATTGATGTGATCTATGTGATTGATGAAAAAGGACATTTACTCGATGACTTCCGGATCCGCGAGTTCCTGCTGGTATCGCCGGATACCGTTGTACATACCCTGATGGATGACCGCTTTGTATCGCTTCATGCCAACGATGGCCAGGAAGAAGCGATCCAGGTGTTCCGGATGGAAAACAGGGTAGCCCTTCCCGTAGCAGATGACCAGGGCATCCTGCTCGGTATTGTAACGATCGACGATATGTTGTGGATCGCAAATGAAGAACATACAGAAGATATCCAGAAGATCGGTGGTACCGAAGCCCTGGATGAACCATACCTGGATATGCCGCTGCTGAAACTGGTGAAGAAACGTATCGGCTGGCTGATCGTACTGTTTATCGGCGAGATGCTAACAGCTACGGCTATGGGATTTTTTGAAGAAGAAATAGCCAAGGCAGTGGTGCTGGCGTTGTTTGTTCCACTGATCATTTCCAGTGGTGGTAACAGTGGCTCACAGGCATCTACCCTGATTATACAGGCCATGGCGTTGGGAGAACTCACTATCAGCGACTGGTGGCGCGTTATGCGCAGAGAGCTGATCTCCGGTGTATTGCTGGGCAGTGTGCTGGGAGCCATCGGCTTTACCCGTATCCTGCTGTGGAACTCTTTCTTTCATACTTATGGCGACCATTCCGTGCTGATAGGCGCTACGGTAGGCATTTCACTGATAGGTGTCGTATTATGGGGCACCCTTTCGGGCTCAATGCTTCCGCTTATCCTGAAACGTTTCGGCGCCGATCCGGCCACGTCATCCGCTCCTTTTGTAGCCACCCTCGTGGATGTAACCGGGCTGCTGATCTACTTTACGGTAGCATATACGCTGATGAAAGGAATATTGCTTTAA
- the glmS gene encoding glutamine--fructose-6-phosphate transaminase (isomerizing) — protein sequence MCGIVAYIGQREAYPVVLKGLKRLEYRGYDSAGVAIINNGLQVYRKKDKVAALEEYASSFDMRSHIAIGHTRWATHGEPCDRNAHPHISGDGKLAMVHNGIIENYVQLKQELLNQGHVFTSDTDTEVLLHFIEEIKKSNQCPLEEALRIALKRVVGAYVILLIDEDNPDTLIAARKGSPLVIGVGKGEHFLASDASPIVEYTKEVVYVNDYEIAIIKADELILKNISNERQTPYIQQLDIELAAIEKGGYDHFMLKEIFEQPQTIFDSLRGRLDAKKGTLTMGGIREHADLLKNAKRIIIVACGTSWHAGLVAEYMIEELCRIPVEVEYASEFRYRNPVVGPGDVIIAVSQSGETADTLVAIESAKEKGAIILGICNVVGSSIARLSHGGAYTHAGPEIGVASTKAFTAQLAVLCLVGLKIAAEKGSITPQRFQHLLDELDQAPEKVATALKLDKQVKEIAAKYKDARDFLYLGRGYNFPVALEGALKLKEISYIHAEGYPAAEMKHGPIALVDEHLPVVIVATRDSYYEKVVSNIQEIKARKGKVIAIVTEGDQTIPAMADDVIFVPAADELVAPIISVIPLQLLAYHIGVLKGCDVDKPRNLAKSVTVE from the coding sequence ATGTGTGGAATTGTAGCTTACATCGGGCAACGCGAAGCTTATCCGGTAGTATTGAAAGGCCTTAAAAGACTCGAATACCGTGGTTACGACAGCGCAGGCGTAGCCATCATCAACAATGGATTGCAGGTATATAGAAAAAAAGACAAAGTAGCCGCCCTGGAGGAATATGCATCCAGCTTTGATATGCGCAGCCACATCGCCATTGGCCATACCCGCTGGGCCACCCATGGCGAACCTTGCGACCGCAATGCACACCCACATATTTCCGGCGATGGTAAACTCGCGATGGTTCATAACGGCATCATCGAAAACTATGTACAGTTAAAACAGGAGCTCCTCAACCAGGGACATGTTTTTACCAGCGATACCGATACCGAAGTACTGCTTCATTTTATCGAAGAAATCAAAAAAAGTAATCAGTGCCCATTGGAAGAAGCATTGCGTATTGCCCTCAAAAGAGTGGTGGGCGCCTATGTGATCCTGCTCATTGATGAAGATAATCCTGATACCCTTATTGCTGCACGCAAGGGTAGTCCGCTTGTAATAGGCGTAGGAAAAGGCGAACATTTTCTTGCCTCCGATGCCTCTCCCATTGTGGAATACACCAAAGAAGTGGTGTACGTAAATGACTACGAAATAGCCATCATCAAAGCGGATGAACTGATCCTGAAAAATATTTCCAACGAAAGACAAACTCCTTACATACAGCAACTAGACATTGAACTGGCCGCCATTGAAAAAGGTGGTTACGATCATTTCATGCTGAAGGAAATATTTGAGCAGCCGCAAACTATTTTCGACAGCCTCCGCGGCCGCCTCGATGCAAAGAAAGGTACCCTCACCATGGGTGGCATACGCGAACATGCAGACCTGTTGAAAAACGCCAAACGCATTATCATTGTAGCCTGTGGCACCTCCTGGCATGCCGGGCTGGTGGCGGAATACATGATCGAAGAATTATGCCGCATACCGGTGGAAGTAGAATACGCTTCCGAATTCCGTTACCGCAATCCGGTGGTAGGCCCCGGTGATGTGATCATCGCAGTATCACAATCCGGTGAAACAGCCGACACACTGGTAGCCATTGAAAGTGCCAAAGAAAAAGGCGCTATCATTCTTGGTATTTGTAATGTGGTAGGTTCTTCTATTGCCCGTCTTTCTCACGGTGGCGCCTATACGCACGCCGGCCCTGAAATCGGTGTAGCCAGCACCAAGGCATTCACGGCACAACTGGCCGTGCTTTGTCTCGTTGGCCTGAAAATAGCCGCTGAAAAGGGTTCTATCACACCGCAACGTTTCCAGCACCTGCTGGATGAACTGGATCAGGCCCCTGAAAAAGTAGCGACCGCCCTTAAACTGGACAAGCAGGTAAAAGAGATAGCCGCCAAATATAAAGATGCACGCGACTTCCTCTACCTGGGCCGTGGATACAACTTCCCCGTAGCCCTGGAAGGCGCATTGAAGCTGAAAGAAATCTCCTACATCCACGCGGAAGGATATCCCGCAGCAGAAATGAAACATGGCCCTATTGCACTGGTAGATGAACATCTTCCTGTAGTCATAGTAGCTACCAGAGACAGCTACTATGAAAAGGTAGTATCCAACATCCAGGAAATAAAAGCCCGCAAAGGTAAAGTGATAGCCATTGTAACAGAAGGCGATCAAACAATTCCAGCCATGGCCGATGACGTTATTTTTGTGCCTGCGGCAGATGAATTGGTGGCGCCGATCATCTCTGTAATCCCTTTACAACTCCTCGCCTATCATATAGGCGTACTGAAAGGCTGCGACGTAGACAAACCAAGGAACCTGGCGAAGAGCGTAACAGTAGAATAA